The following proteins are co-located in the Lentibacillus sp. JNUCC-1 genome:
- the ltrA gene encoding group II intron reverse transcriptase/maturase: MLDRILSRENLINALKRVERNKGSHGVDGMPVQNLRAHVMKHWTSLRKEIQEGSYRPQPVRRVEIPKPNGGKRKLGIPTVLDRFIQQAIAQVLTEEYDSTFSKHSYGFRPNKRGHDAVREARQYMKEGYRWVVDMDLEKFFDKVNHDRLMRTLNKRIEDPHLLKLIRRYLQAGIMEEGLVRPNTEGAPQGGPLSPLLSNIVLDELDKELEKRGLRFVRYADDCNIYVKSRRAGLRVMENITQFIENKLKLKVNVEKSAVDRPWRRKFLGFSFTFHKDHPKIRIPKESIKRFKQRVRALTSRRKSMNMTDRIEKLNRYLVGWLGYYQLAETPTTFNKLDAWIRRRLRMIRWKEWKLVKTKYKNLVKYGVKKEKAWEWANTRKAYWRIAKSPILHKALGDQYWSTQGLKSLLKRYQTLRWT; encoded by the coding sequence ATGTTGGATCGAATTCTATCACGGGAAAACTTAATAAACGCACTAAAACGCGTTGAACGCAATAAAGGCAGTCATGGTGTAGATGGAATGCCCGTACAAAACCTACGAGCGCATGTCATGAAACATTGGACAAGCCTGCGAAAAGAAATCCAAGAGGGGTCTTATCGTCCTCAACCTGTCCGTCGTGTCGAAATCCCGAAACCAAACGGCGGGAAGAGGAAGTTAGGCATCCCAACCGTGTTGGATAGATTCATCCAACAAGCAATTGCACAAGTTCTCACTGAAGAATACGACTCAACGTTCTCGAAACACAGTTATGGATTTAGACCAAACAAGCGAGGACATGATGCCGTAAGAGAAGCAAGGCAATACATGAAAGAAGGCTACCGTTGGGTCGTTGACATGGACCTAGAGAAATTCTTCGATAAAGTCAACCACGATCGTTTGATGCGCACATTGAACAAACGTATTGAGGACCCACATCTATTGAAGCTGATTCGAAGATACCTGCAGGCAGGTATTATGGAAGAGGGTTTAGTGCGTCCTAATACAGAAGGAGCTCCGCAAGGTGGTCCGCTCAGTCCACTACTTTCCAATATCGTCTTAGATGAGTTGGACAAGGAATTGGAGAAAAGAGGACTCCGTTTCGTCCGCTATGCGGACGACTGTAATATATACGTCAAATCAAGACGTGCAGGGTTGCGTGTAATGGAAAATATTACACAATTTATTGAAAATAAACTCAAGCTGAAGGTCAACGTAGAGAAAAGTGCGGTGGATCGCCCATGGAGACGTAAATTTCTGGGGTTTTCCTTCACGTTTCACAAAGATCACCCGAAAATCCGGATACCCAAAGAGAGTATCAAACGCTTCAAACAACGTGTCCGGGCTCTTACATCCAGAAGAAAATCCATGAATATGACAGATAGAATCGAGAAACTCAATCGATATTTGGTGGGCTGGCTTGGTTATTATCAACTGGCAGAAACGCCAACCACATTCAACAAACTGGATGCCTGGATTCGAAGAAGACTGCGAATGATTAGGTGGAAAGAATGGAAGCTAGTCAAAACGAAGTACAAGAATCTTGTGAAATACGGCGTGAAGAAAGAGAAAGCGTGGGAATGGGCCAACACAAGAAAGGCTTATTGGCGGATTGCCAAAAGCCCTATCTTGCATAAAGCCCTTGGTGACCAATACTGGTCAACCCAAGGGCTTAAGAGTCTGCTTAAACGATATCAAACGTTGCGTTGGACTTAA
- the fabF gene encoding beta-ketoacyl-ACP synthase II, translated as MTNKRVVITGLGAVAPVGNEVPEIWENITAGKSGIDYLTRLDREAFPAQVSAEVKDFDPSSWIEKRDIRKMDLFTQYAVVASQMAVKDAGLEINDKNADRVGVWIGSGIGGMQTYEEQFAKFQAKGYKRVSPFFVPMLIPDMAAGQVSIQLGAKGMNSCTVTACASGANSIGDAFKVLQRGDADAMITGGTEAPITNMAMAGFSSMKALSLSDDPAHASRPFDKNRNGFVMGEGAGILVLETLDSALKRGATIYAEIVGYGSTGDAYHISAPAEEGEGAARAMQQAIHDAELDTKDVDYINAHGTSTELNDKYETTAIKQVFGDHANSLAVSSTKSMTGHLLGAAGGLEAVISVKTIQDGIIPPTINYETPDPECDLDYVPNEARHQNVDVVLSNSLGFGGHNASLVFKKYV; from the coding sequence ATGACAAATAAAAGAGTTGTGATTACAGGACTTGGCGCTGTCGCACCGGTGGGCAATGAGGTTCCTGAAATTTGGGAGAACATTACAGCAGGTAAATCCGGGATCGACTATTTAACCCGGCTTGATCGGGAAGCTTTTCCAGCCCAAGTATCCGCAGAAGTAAAAGACTTTGACCCGTCTTCATGGATTGAAAAACGTGACATCCGTAAAATGGATTTATTTACGCAATACGCCGTGGTAGCATCCCAAATGGCGGTGAAAGATGCCGGCTTGGAAATCAATGATAAAAATGCGGATCGCGTTGGTGTATGGATTGGTTCTGGTATTGGCGGCATGCAAACTTATGAAGAGCAGTTTGCCAAATTTCAGGCAAAAGGCTACAAACGGGTCAGCCCATTTTTTGTGCCAATGTTGATTCCAGATATGGCAGCAGGCCAAGTATCCATTCAACTGGGAGCAAAAGGAATGAACTCATGTACAGTAACAGCTTGTGCATCGGGTGCGAATTCGATCGGTGATGCCTTTAAGGTGCTCCAGCGCGGCGATGCCGATGCCATGATTACTGGAGGAACAGAGGCTCCGATTACAAATATGGCTATGGCAGGATTTTCTTCCATGAAGGCTTTATCTTTGAGCGATGACCCTGCACATGCCAGCCGGCCTTTTGACAAGAATCGTAATGGCTTTGTCATGGGTGAAGGCGCAGGTATTCTGGTTCTTGAAACACTGGATTCGGCACTTAAACGCGGCGCTACAATTTATGCTGAAATTGTCGGCTATGGCTCCACAGGAGATGCCTACCATATTTCTGCACCTGCAGAAGAAGGTGAAGGAGCTGCCCGTGCTATGCAACAAGCTATTCATGATGCAGAGCTTGATACAAAAGATGTGGATTATATTAATGCTCATGGGACAAGCACAGAGCTGAATGATAAATATGAAACCACAGCTATAAAGCAAGTTTTTGGCGATCATGCCAACAGCCTGGCTGTATCCTCAACGAAGTCCATGACAGGACATTTACTCGGAGCAGCAGGTGGACTTGAAGCGGTTATATCCGTCAAGACTATTCAGGACGGAATTATTCCGCCCACCATTAATTATGAAACACCAGATCCTGAATGTGATCTCGATTACGTGCCAAACGAAGCCAGACATCAAAATGTTGACGTCGTACTCAGCAATTCACTCGGATTCGGAGGCCACAACGCATCACTCGTATTTAAGAAATATGTATAA
- a CDS encoding beta-ketoacyl-ACP synthase III: MNVGVMGTGHYLPEQIVTNKDLEKIVDTTDEWIRTRTGIEERRIAGDDIDTSDMAFYAAQNALKEAGVEAKDIDLILVATVTPDTPFPSVSAMLQHRLGAEHAAGMDLGAACAGFIYGIATAKQFIATGMYKHVLVVGADKLSKITDWSDRNTCVLLGDGAGAAVIGEVSEGKGILSLELGSKGSGGDYLYQDKKGHLIMNGREVFKFAVRQMPESSVNVVEKAGFKKEDVDYLVPHQANIRIMEAARERLGIAEDKMARTISKYGNNSAASVPIALSESVKNGNIKDNDLIVLVGFGGGLTWGSVALRWGR, translated from the coding sequence ATGAATGTTGGTGTAATGGGCACAGGTCACTACCTCCCGGAACAAATCGTTACCAACAAAGATTTGGAGAAAATCGTGGATACCACTGATGAGTGGATCAGAACGCGTACTGGCATAGAGGAAAGAAGAATTGCAGGGGATGACATTGACACCTCTGATATGGCATTTTATGCAGCTCAGAACGCGCTGAAAGAAGCAGGGGTGGAAGCAAAAGATATAGATTTAATATTGGTCGCTACTGTAACTCCTGATACCCCTTTTCCGTCTGTTTCTGCGATGCTTCAGCACCGTCTGGGAGCAGAGCATGCTGCCGGAATGGATCTTGGAGCAGCGTGTGCCGGTTTTATATATGGCATTGCGACTGCTAAACAATTTATTGCAACAGGTATGTATAAGCATGTGCTTGTGGTCGGAGCCGATAAATTATCAAAAATCACTGACTGGAGCGACCGTAATACATGCGTTCTATTAGGGGACGGAGCAGGCGCCGCTGTTATTGGTGAAGTGTCGGAAGGAAAAGGCATTCTTTCCTTGGAACTGGGGTCAAAAGGTTCTGGAGGAGATTATCTTTATCAAGATAAAAAGGGCCATTTGATCATGAATGGAAGAGAAGTATTTAAATTCGCAGTGAGACAAATGCCGGAGTCTTCCGTAAATGTCGTTGAAAAGGCAGGCTTCAAAAAAGAAGATGTTGATTACCTGGTACCGCATCAGGCCAATATCAGAATCATGGAAGCCGCAAGAGAACGTCTTGGAATCGCCGAAGATAAAATGGCGCGCACAATCAGCAAATACGGTAATAATTCAGCGGCTTCAGTGCCTATAGCCTTATCTGAATCCGTAAAAAATGGTAATATTAAAGACAACGATCTTATCGTTCTCGTCGGTTTTGGCGGGGGTCTGACGTGGGGTTCAGTCGCCTTGCGTTGGGGAAGATAA
- a CDS encoding BMP family ABC transporter substrate-binding protein codes for MLKRSVLLVSFILILVSIVLSACSSTPEHEGQLYKAGLILEGKAGEEPWNAKGYRGLTAIKEKFGVEVYFKENVETDQEVTEIVREFSQKGVNLIFGHGSKFGRSFVDMSTVYPDIHFVYFNGGQHAENVTSYNFNAHAMGFFAGMIAGEMSQTEHVGILAAYEWQSEIEGYYEGVKHQNPAAEVHIDYVNDWNNAGSALDAYERQRDVNVDVFYPIGNQFSRKVIEQAAEDNLYTIGYINDQSNIGERYVLTSTIQDVEKIYEMAAEHFDEDRLAGGVYRLGFPENVLSLGPYSQDIPRYFRNEIEHAVDMYKTTGLLPNELSVH; via the coding sequence ATGTTGAAACGTTCAGTCCTTTTGGTCTCATTTATTCTGATCCTAGTTTCTATTGTGCTTTCAGCCTGTTCTTCAACACCGGAACATGAAGGCCAACTTTATAAAGCTGGCTTGATTCTGGAGGGGAAGGCAGGTGAAGAGCCATGGAATGCTAAAGGATATCGAGGTCTGACAGCAATAAAAGAAAAATTCGGTGTTGAAGTGTATTTCAAAGAAAATGTTGAAACAGATCAGGAAGTTACTGAAATCGTTCGAGAATTCTCCCAGAAAGGGGTCAATCTCATCTTTGGGCACGGCAGCAAATTCGGTCGTTCTTTTGTAGATATGTCTACTGTCTATCCGGATATTCATTTTGTTTATTTCAATGGTGGACAACATGCGGAGAATGTCACCAGTTATAACTTTAATGCCCATGCAATGGGATTTTTTGCAGGAATGATCGCTGGAGAAATGTCACAAACAGAACATGTCGGGATCCTGGCTGCATATGAATGGCAATCTGAGATAGAAGGGTATTATGAGGGCGTTAAGCACCAAAACCCTGCTGCAGAAGTGCATATTGATTATGTGAATGACTGGAACAATGCTGGGTCGGCACTTGATGCTTATGAACGCCAGCGAGATGTGAACGTGGATGTGTTTTATCCGATTGGTAATCAATTCTCAAGGAAAGTGATAGAACAAGCAGCAGAAGACAACTTGTATACAATTGGATATATCAATGACCAATCGAATATTGGCGAAAGATATGTATTGACAAGCACCATACAAGACGTTGAAAAGATTTATGAAATGGCTGCTGAGCATTTTGATGAAGATCGTCTTGCGGGTGGTGTATACAGACTTGGTTTCCCCGAAAATGTTTTGTCACTTGGACCCTATAGTCAAGACATTCCCAGGTATTTCCGCAATGAAATCGAACATGCTGTTGATATGTATAAAACTACCGGATTGTTGCCTAATGAACTATCCGTGCACTAA
- a CDS encoding DUF2929 family protein, translating into MSKFIYHEVEVLHMRFIMTFFWSILIGCAVSYVLASMAGDSFQLIHGLIAGLSIGVIVLILGEGVLKENPEA; encoded by the coding sequence ATGTCTAAATTTATCTATCATGAAGTCGAGGTGTTACATATGCGGTTTATTATGACGTTTTTCTGGTCGATTCTCATAGGCTGTGCTGTATCCTATGTTCTTGCCAGCATGGCGGGTGATTCTTTCCAGCTTATACACGGATTGATTGCCGGGCTGTCAATTGGAGTCATCGTGCTCATCTTGGGTGAAGGCGTTTTGAAAGAAAACCCTGAAGCATAG
- a CDS encoding undecaprenyl-diphosphate phosphatase encodes MDQANEIFLVLKYIFLGLFQGITEPIPVSSSGHLIILREILDVEIKGLSFEILVNFGSLIAVLLVYRHDIIRLIKNGIRFIISKADDARGDFYFIVFLVIATIPTGVIGLLLEDYIGEKLSGVAVVGITLLITGAALWIIRNLTGWKDDGDITVKDALIVGFAQSIALVPGISRSGATVVAAMLVGMSRDTALRFSFLLYIPVSLGISVLSIGDIIKDENFDMIPNLLAFIASIIASFFALKWFINIMKKGNLKYFTFYCLIVGILVLLFLV; translated from the coding sequence ATGGATCAAGCGAACGAAATTTTTCTTGTTTTAAAGTACATTTTTCTCGGACTTTTCCAGGGCATTACAGAGCCAATACCGGTATCTTCAAGTGGACATCTGATTATATTACGAGAAATTCTTGATGTGGAAATCAAAGGACTGTCTTTTGAAATTCTTGTAAACTTTGGCTCACTGATTGCTGTCCTTCTTGTCTACAGACATGACATTATCCGGCTTATCAAAAACGGAATTCGTTTTATAATATCAAAAGCTGATGACGCAAGAGGCGATTTTTATTTTATCGTATTTCTTGTGATCGCAACGATTCCAACAGGTGTGATTGGACTGCTGCTCGAGGATTATATTGGTGAGAAACTCAGCGGCGTTGCGGTAGTGGGCATAACATTATTGATTACGGGAGCCGCATTGTGGATCATTCGCAACTTGACCGGCTGGAAAGATGACGGCGATATTACTGTTAAAGATGCGCTTATTGTTGGTTTCGCACAATCAATCGCTCTGGTGCCTGGTATCAGCCGCTCTGGTGCGACAGTTGTTGCCGCGATGCTTGTTGGCATGAGTCGCGACACCGCTTTGCGTTTCTCATTTTTATTATACATTCCCGTAAGCCTTGGTATTTCCGTCTTAAGTATCGGTGATATTATAAAAGATGAAAATTTTGATATGATTCCAAACCTGCTTGCTTTCATCGCATCCATAATAGCATCATTCTTCGCGCTGAAGTGGTTCATTAATATCATGAAAAAAGGCAACCTCAAATATTTCACCTTTTATTGCTTGATCGTTGGAATCCTGGTTTTATTGTTTCTAGTATAA
- a CDS encoding TIGR04053 family radical SAM/SPASM domain-containing protein, with the protein MFSRDYNENPFIVIWELTQACQLKCLHCRAEAQYHRHPLELDFEEGKKLIDDIYAMDNPMLVFTGGDPLERPDVFDIAEYAIQKGVRVSMTPSATPNVTKEAMKKAKDIGLARWAFSVDGHNAEIHDHFRGTNGSFDLTMNAISYLHELDMPLQINTVISKYNYEYLDEMAEMVERLGVVLWSVFFLVPTGRGKESDMISPAEHEKVLRWLYKLSKRVPFDIKTTAAQHYRRVVIQSKMREHKGMSDGDRIYYEDALMQGKTGSIDGLGRAPKGVNDGNGFVFISHTGDVYPSGLLPIKAGNVRMQPLADIYRHSEVFKNLRNPDQYKGKCGVCEFRHVCGGSRSRAYNVTGDYMESEPYCVYIPKAMREQQKRERLQKQN; encoded by the coding sequence ATGTTTTCACGAGATTATAACGAAAATCCATTTATTGTGATTTGGGAATTAACACAAGCATGTCAGTTAAAATGTCTGCATTGCCGGGCAGAAGCTCAGTATCATCGGCATCCGCTCGAACTGGATTTTGAAGAAGGCAAGAAATTGATTGACGATATTTATGCGATGGACAACCCGATGCTTGTCTTTACCGGTGGTGATCCACTCGAGCGTCCAGATGTGTTTGACATAGCTGAATACGCTATTCAAAAAGGTGTGCGTGTATCCATGACACCATCTGCCACACCAAATGTAACAAAAGAAGCTATGAAGAAGGCAAAAGACATCGGACTTGCCAGATGGGCGTTTAGTGTGGATGGCCACAATGCAGAGATTCATGATCATTTTCGCGGCACCAATGGTTCGTTTGATCTGACCATGAATGCAATCAGTTATTTACATGAACTTGACATGCCTCTCCAGATTAATACAGTTATTTCGAAATATAATTATGAATACCTGGATGAAATGGCTGAAATGGTAGAAAGGTTAGGGGTCGTATTATGGAGTGTGTTCTTCCTTGTTCCGACTGGACGTGGCAAAGAGTCAGATATGATCTCTCCTGCAGAGCATGAAAAAGTTTTGCGCTGGCTTTATAAATTATCCAAACGGGTCCCATTTGATATTAAGACGACAGCAGCTCAGCATTATCGCCGGGTTGTCATTCAAAGTAAAATGCGAGAGCATAAAGGTATGAGTGACGGCGACCGCATTTACTATGAGGACGCCCTTATGCAAGGAAAAACGGGATCAATCGATGGTCTTGGCCGTGCCCCTAAAGGCGTGAATGATGGTAATGGCTTTGTGTTTATATCTCATACTGGAGATGTTTATCCCAGTGGCCTGCTGCCCATCAAAGCGGGCAACGTCAGAATGCAGCCGCTTGCTGACATCTATCGTCACTCGGAGGTATTTAAGAACCTTCGTAATCCCGATCAATACAAAGGTAAGTGTGGCGTGTGTGAATTCCGCCATGTATGCGGCGGTTCTCGTTCCAGAGCCTATAATGTGACAGGGGACTACATGGAGAGTGAACCATATTGTGTTTACATTCCTAAGGCGATGAGAGAACAGCAGAAGAGAGAACGACTTCAAAAACAAAATTAA
- the moaD gene encoding molybdopterin converting factor subunit 1 produces the protein MVNVLFFAGLQEAVGRHEIELDAAGMTVEELKNHVLSTYNINHINHVMVAVNEEYASDNITVQDNDTVAFIPPVSGG, from the coding sequence ATGGTTAATGTATTGTTTTTTGCAGGTTTGCAAGAGGCAGTCGGGAGACACGAAATAGAGCTTGATGCTGCTGGGATGACAGTCGAGGAATTGAAGAATCATGTTTTATCAACGTATAACATCAATCACATCAATCATGTGATGGTAGCTGTTAATGAAGAGTATGCAAGCGACAATATTACGGTTCAGGACAATGATACAGTGGCATTCATCCCCCCAGTCAGCGGAGGATGA
- a CDS encoding molybdenum cofactor biosynthesis protein MoaE: MEKNFWITEDTIDVQDVINKVTRPEAGAVNVFTGIVREFTRGKQTLFLEYQAYKPMAEKKLAEIGREIEERWGDVQTAIVHRTGRLEISDVAVAIAVSTPHRKDAFEASSYAIERIKEIVPIWKKENWADGTKWMGDQKEQVSYRQGVPSEEAMYDG; the protein is encoded by the coding sequence ATGGAGAAAAACTTTTGGATTACTGAAGACACGATAGATGTACAAGATGTTATCAATAAAGTAACACGGCCTGAAGCGGGTGCAGTCAATGTTTTTACAGGTATTGTCCGGGAATTCACCCGTGGGAAACAGACTCTTTTCCTGGAATACCAAGCGTATAAACCGATGGCCGAAAAGAAGCTGGCTGAGATTGGCCGTGAGATTGAAGAACGGTGGGGAGACGTTCAGACAGCGATTGTCCATCGTACTGGTCGTCTGGAAATTTCAGACGTGGCAGTCGCCATAGCTGTTTCAACACCTCATCGGAAAGATGCATTTGAGGCCAGCAGTTATGCGATCGAGCGTATTAAGGAGATCGTCCCTATTTGGAAAAAAGAAAACTGGGCTGATGGCACCAAGTGGATGGGTGATCAAAAGGAACAGGTTTCATATCGTCAGGGCGTACCATCAGAGGAGGCGATGTATGATGGTTAA
- the mobB gene encoding molybdopterin-guanine dinucleotide biosynthesis protein B: MSARDDFPIFQVVGYKNSGKTTVTSALVAYLTKAGYKVATLKHHGHGGKPDRASGTDSDKHRQAGAVISGVEGDGELQLTVASKTELTWEQIKTMYQTVSHDILILEGYKNASFPKIVLLREEADFGLLNDIDQIHAVGLRDHHLMPDHHAFTFLLEDLDKVLPDLVAHLLDRFKL, from the coding sequence ATGAGTGCGAGAGACGATTTTCCTATTTTTCAAGTAGTGGGCTATAAAAATTCCGGCAAAACAACGGTTACATCAGCACTGGTTGCTTATTTAACCAAAGCAGGATATAAAGTAGCCACATTAAAGCATCATGGGCATGGCGGCAAACCTGATCGTGCCAGCGGTACCGACAGTGACAAACATCGTCAGGCCGGCGCCGTAATCAGCGGTGTGGAAGGTGATGGTGAACTGCAGCTTACGGTTGCCAGTAAAACCGAGCTCACTTGGGAACAAATCAAAACCATGTATCAGACTGTTTCTCATGACATTCTCATATTGGAGGGCTATAAAAATGCTTCCTTTCCCAAAATTGTCCTGCTTAGAGAGGAAGCTGATTTCGGACTATTGAACGATATTGATCAGATTCATGCTGTGGGACTGCGAGACCATCATTTAATGCCTGATCATCATGCTTTTACGTTTTTGCTTGAAGATCTTGATAAGGTGCTTCCTGATCTTGTCGCACATCTGCTTGATCGCTTCAAGCTATAA
- a CDS encoding metal-sulfur cluster assembly factor has protein sequence MDEALKENMLGALENVIDPELGIDIVNLGLIYDVELDENGLCVVTMTLTSMGCPLAGHIEQDVRRALSDIPDIKEIEVNIVWNPPWGKDKMSRYAKIALGIPD, from the coding sequence ATGGATGAAGCGTTAAAGGAAAATATGCTTGGGGCACTGGAAAATGTGATTGACCCTGAGCTTGGCATTGACATTGTCAATTTGGGCCTTATATATGATGTTGAATTAGATGAGAATGGGTTATGTGTTGTGACAATGACACTAACATCCATGGGTTGTCCGCTCGCTGGGCATATTGAGCAGGATGTACGCCGGGCGTTGTCCGACATTCCGGATATCAAAGAAATCGAAGTCAATATCGTCTGGAACCCGCCTTGGGGTAAGGATAAAATGTCTCGATATGCCAAAATTGCACTCGGCATTCCGGATTAA
- a CDS encoding alpha/beta fold hydrolase: MIGVFSESIKGIPSLIVVQADRQNEPLPVFIYYHGFTSAKEHNLPLAYILAEKGYRVILPDSLYHGNRAEGLDMEQMQLSFWDVVFENISDVKTIYDWLSDSELVLEGRIGIGGTSMGGMTTTAALTQYPWIKTAAVMMGTPKLTEYADMLVDQYQRTSGKAINQETIKNVYSKLTKIDLSRHMEKLNDRPVFFWHGDKDPVVPFEQSHSFYKEAVKQYKHTDRIYFLKEKDRDHKVSRFAMLAAVKWVENHL; this comes from the coding sequence ATGATTGGCGTTTTTTCAGAATCAATCAAAGGAATACCAAGTCTTATTGTGGTTCAGGCTGACAGGCAAAATGAGCCTCTGCCCGTGTTTATCTATTATCACGGATTCACGAGTGCTAAAGAACATAACCTGCCGCTTGCATATATACTTGCTGAAAAAGGCTATCGGGTGATACTCCCGGACAGCTTGTATCACGGAAACAGAGCTGAAGGACTTGATATGGAGCAAATGCAACTGTCTTTTTGGGATGTTGTGTTTGAGAATATCTCAGATGTAAAAACAATTTATGACTGGCTGTCAGATTCCGAGCTGGTTCTTGAAGGCCGGATTGGCATTGGGGGAACAAGTATGGGTGGCATGACTACCACAGCTGCTTTAACCCAATACCCATGGATCAAGACAGCGGCTGTCATGATGGGGACCCCCAAATTAACCGAATACGCTGATATGCTTGTAGATCAATATCAAAGAACTAGCGGCAAAGCTATAAATCAGGAAACGATAAAAAACGTATACAGTAAGCTGACTAAAATTGATTTGTCCAGACATATGGAGAAGTTAAATGATCGCCCTGTATTTTTCTGGCACGGGGACAAAGACCCTGTTGTGCCATTTGAGCAATCACACAGCTTTTACAAAGAAGCTGTTAAACAGTATAAGCATACAGATCGGATTTATTTCCTGAAAGAGAAGGATCGTGATCACAAAGTTAGCCGTTTTGCGATGCTTGCAGCAGTTAAGTGGGTTGAAAATCATTTATAA
- a CDS encoding Cof-type HAD-IIB family hydrolase, whose translation MNTKQHIIALDLDGTFLTDDKNISIKNQTVAQKAIDAGHIVVIATGRPHRASIDYYNMLQLNTPMVNFNGALIHHPRDKKWDALHNPMPVRTARAVVEAANDFNVRNIIAEVQDHVYLDRSDEAVMNIFKQTRQDSPFTIGSLKNNLNTDPTSLLIHPREDHINRLRAHLDDFHAEVIEHRKWGAPWNIIEIVKKGINKAVGLHKLAHYYDIPPERIIAFGDEDNDLEMIDYAGVGVAMGNAIDELKSLAKHVTETNEEDGVGKFLEAYLKLDLSSPAK comes from the coding sequence ATGAATACAAAACAGCATATTATTGCACTTGATTTGGATGGAACTTTTTTAACAGATGATAAAAACATAAGTATCAAAAATCAAACTGTGGCCCAGAAAGCAATCGATGCCGGGCATATTGTTGTGATCGCAACCGGGCGGCCGCACCGTGCAAGTATTGATTACTACAATATGCTTCAATTAAATACACCTATGGTCAATTTTAACGGGGCGCTGATTCATCACCCACGCGACAAAAAATGGGACGCACTGCATAACCCGATGCCTGTTAGAACTGCCCGCGCGGTAGTGGAAGCTGCAAATGATTTTAATGTGCGTAACATTATTGCAGAAGTTCAGGATCACGTTTATCTTGATCGAAGCGATGAGGCAGTGATGAACATATTTAAACAGACGCGTCAAGACAGTCCGTTTACCATAGGCAGTCTGAAAAACAATTTAAACACCGATCCGACCTCTCTCTTGATTCATCCGAGAGAAGATCACATCAATCGTTTAAGGGCACATCTTGACGATTTTCATGCAGAAGTGATTGAGCACCGGAAATGGGGCGCTCCATGGAACATCATTGAAATTGTAAAAAAAGGCATTAATAAAGCAGTCGGACTTCATAAACTGGCTCATTATTATGATATCCCTCCCGAGCGAATTATTGCGTTTGGTGACGAGGATAATGATCTGGAAATGATTGATTATGCTGGCGTTGGAGTCGCGATGGGGAATGCTATTGACGAATTAAAATCACTTGCCAAACATGTAACTGAAACGAATGAAGAAGACGGCGTAGGAAAATTCCTTGAAGCATATTTAAAATTGGATCTTTCCTCCCCAGCTAAATAA
- a CDS encoding DUF3813 family protein produces the protein MENNYLQKAKNAMNQFMQNNDEQSQRAAQNAIQSAYNEATPEEQQQLQQLEQQLKESNQLK, from the coding sequence ATGGAAAACAATTATCTCCAAAAAGCCAAGAATGCTATGAATCAGTTCATGCAAAACAATGATGAACAATCACAGCGAGCTGCTCAAAATGCCATTCAATCGGCTTATAATGAAGCCACACCTGAAGAACAACAGCAGCTGCAACAGCTTGAGCAGCAATTAAAGGAGAGCAATCAGTTAAAATAA
- a CDS encoding NifU N-terminal domain-containing protein, which yields MGVRAEATPNPNALKFTTDKLIFEGTNSISVMPGDTSEHAILNDLMALDGVDNVFGYQNFITVNKQFDAEWDDVTPKVQDVFKEHGY from the coding sequence ATGGGTGTGCGCGCAGAGGCGACTCCGAATCCAAATGCTTTGAAATTCACAACAGATAAGTTGATTTTTGAGGGTACGAACAGCATTTCTGTTATGCCTGGTGATACGAGTGAACATGCCATTTTAAATGATCTAATGGCACTTGACGGAGTGGATAATGTTTTCGGCTATCAGAACTTCATTACAGTGAACAAGCAGTTCGATGCTGAATGGGATGATGTTACACCTAAAGTTCAGGACGTTTTTAAAGAACACGGCTATTAA